GCTACCTGGCCGCGCGCTATGCCTCGGGCACGCTGTACCCCGGCGATCCGGCCGCGCGCGCGCTCGGCGACAGATGGATGGACTGGACCACCTCGACCTTCGCCGGCCCGTTCCGCGATCTGTTCTGGGGCACGCTGCGCACCGCGCCCGAAGCGCGCGACGAAGCCAGGATCGCCGCCGCATTGGCGCGCTCGGGCGAACTGCTGGCGCTCGCCGATGCGGCGCTGGCGCAGCAGCCGTGGCTGTCGGGCGCGCAGTTCGCAATGGGCGACATTCCGCTGGGCAGTTTCGTCTACGCGTGGTTCGAGATGCCGATCGAGCGGCCCGCGCTGCCGCATCTGCAGGACTGGTACGCGCGCCTGCAACAGCGTCCGGCCTACCGCAAGGGCGTGATGACGCCGCTGACCTGAGCATGGCCTCGTCCGCGGCCGCCGCGCCGCGCCGTGTTCACGGCGGCGGCCGTTCCGGTAGCGCACTCCCGACATCCGACGGCAAGGAGCCGCCAGCTTGATCGAAACCCCGAAAATCGTGTTGTGCATTCCCGGTCCGTGGCAGGACCGCTCGGATCTGGTTGCGCGCATCGTCCGCGACAGCGGCGGGTATCTGTTCGCCGGGCGGGTCCTGCTGCATACGCAAAGCGGCGACGCGTTCGAGCTGCAATACGAGCCGCACGACCCGCGCATGGCCGCGGCGTTCGTCGCCGCCGGGCCGCATTGGCTCGATTCCGAGGAGATGGCGCGCATCCACGCGCATGTCTCGGTGGTGTACCTGATCGGCGATGGCGGTTCCAAGGTGCGCGCCGAGGCGATGATGCTGGCGGCCGCGGCGCTGCTGGACGCCGGCGGCCTCGGAGTGAAGGTCGAGAGCAGCGGCGTCGCGCACGGCCCAGGGGCATGGCGCCAGCTGTGCGCGGACCTGGGCTTTTTCAGCGCCCATCGTGCCTATGTATTGAACCTCACCGGCGAGCAGGTGCATTCCTGCGGCATGCACCATTTCGGCATGAAGGACGCGATCGTCGCTGCGCAAGCGGCAGACGACCCGGTGGCGCTGCTGCACACCTTCACCTGGTATCTGTTCACCGAAGCGCCTCCGATACGCGAGGGCCACACCTTCGCCGTCGCGGAGGATGCGCCGCGCTATCGGCTCGAGGCCGAACCCAGCGCCCAGTTCCAGCCCGGCGACCTGTTCGCCAATCCCTACGGGCTATGGCGGCTGACGCCGTTGTGAGCCGGCACCTTCGCCTCCGTGCACGCCCTCCTGTAGGAGCGGCTTCAGCCGCGACAGGGAGCCCAGCGCCGCCATTGCTGCATCACGCGCTATAGCACCCGAAACCCTCAGCGCGACGGATGCACCGTCGCTGCCACCAGCCGCATCACCAGCGGCCGCACCACCAGGATGCAGCAGAACGCGGTCGGCATCGCCAGCCGGTACGCCCCGAGCACGCGCTGCAGATAGCCGTCGCCGAGCCCGGCGTTGGCCGCGGTGATCACCAGGCACATCAGCATGGCCATGATCGCGGCCATGTAGAACGCGAACACGAACGGGGTGGTGCGCACGCCCAGTTTCGGGCGGCGTGGCGCGGCGATGTCGACATCCTGCATGGGCGATACCTCGGTGGTCGTTGCGGCCGAACGGCTCGGGAGGCGGCACGTTAGCAAGCCGATCGCAGCGCCAGTAGGCGAGGGCGGCTTGCGACTTTGTAAACTGCAACTTACGAATGCATCGCGTATATCGGCTCTCGCAGTGAATCTCCTTCAGTCCATCCGCAGCTTCATCCACACCGTGGAGGCCGGCAGCGTCGCCGGCGGCGCCAAGACGCTGGGCGTGAGCGCGGCGGCGGTGAGCCAGAACATCGCGCGGCTGGAGGCGCACCTGGGCGTGCGCCTGCTCAACCGCAGCACGCGCAGCCTGGCGCTGACCGAGCGCGGCGCGCTGTACCTGGAGCAGGTCAGGCAGGTGGAGCAGGATCTGGAGCGCGCGCGGCAATCGGTCGCCGACCCGCATGCCGAGCCGGAAGGGCGCCTGCGCGTGGCCAGCACCGCCGCGTTCGGCCGGCATGTGCTGGCGCCGCTGCTGCCGGCGCTGGCGGCGCGCCATCCGCGCCTGTCGATCGAGCTGCTGAGCGCCGATCACCGCGTCGACCATGCGCAGGAAGGCGTGGACGTCAGCATCCGCATCGCGCCGCAGCTGCAGGACGGCCTGGTCGCGCGCTGCATCGCCGCGGTGCCGTTCGTGTTCTGCGCCGCGCCCGACTATCTGGCGCGTGCCGGCACGCCGACGACGCCGGAGCAACTGAAGGGCCACGCCTGCCTGCTGCTGCGCTGGGCGGTGGACGGCCGCTATCTGCGCTGGGGCTTCGTCCGCGACGGCGTGCGGTTCGACGCGGAGGTGACGCCGGCGCTGGTCGGCGACGACATCGACGCGCTCGCCGGCATGGCCGCGGCCGGCGGCGGCATCACCCGGCTGGCTGCGTTCGTGGCGGAGCCCTACCTGCAGCGCGGTGCGCTGCGCGCCCTGTTCGAGTACGACGCCACCGGCGCGGTCAACGCCGCGCCCGAGCCGATGCGGCTGTACCTGTGCGTCGCCGACCGCCGCGATTTCACGCCGAAGGTGCGTGCCTTGCAGGAACACATCGTCGCCGGCCTGCCGCCGGCATGGCGCGTGGCGAGCGCCTAGCTCCGCGCGACAGGCAGCGCGTTACGGCCTGCCGCCGGCCACGGCCGGCGCCGCCTCGCGCGCCGCGGCGCGGCGCATCACCCAGTTGAACAGCGGCGTGGCCATCAGCGTGGACACGATCGCCATCAGCACCAGGATCGAGAACAGGCCCTGTTCGATGACCCCGGCCTGCAGGCCGATGTTGATGATGATCAGTTCCATCAGCCCGCGTGCGTTCATCAGCGCGCCGATCGCCATCGCGTCGCGGTTGTTCTCGCCGCTGGCGCGCGCCGCGGCCCAGCAGGCGATGCCCTTGCCCAGGAACGAGGCCAGCAGGATCGCCACCGCCGCGATCAGGATCTGCGGGTCCAGCAGTACGCTGAGCTGGGTCTTGAGCCCGGAGAAGGTGAAGAACATCGGCAGCAGGAACACCACCACGAACGGCTGCAGCTGTTCGCGCAGTTTCTCGGTCAGCGCGCCCTTGGGCAGGCAGGCGCCGAGCAGGAAGCCGCCGAACACCGCGTGGATGCCGATCGCGTCCATCGCCCAGGCGCTGAGGCAGAACAGCATCAGCACCACCGCCAGCACGCTGGCGCTGAGCGGCTGGTCGGGACGCACGTGGTCGGCCAGGCGCCGCAGCCAGTGGCGGCCGACCAGCATCATGAACAGCGCGTAGCCCACGCCGCCGCCGATCGCCAGATAGGCGCTGTTCCAGCTGCCGCCGAAGCTGGCCAGCACGATGGCCAGGATGCACCAGGCCGCGGCGTCGTCGACCGCGCCGGCGGTGAGCGCCAGGGTGCCGAGCGGACTGCCGGTGAGGCCGCGCTCGTGGATGATCCGCGCCAGCATCGGGAAGGCGGTGATGGCGATGGCCGCGCCCAGGAACAGCGAGGCTTCCAGGACCTTGGCCTTGGCCGAGAACAGGCCGGGGGTGTGCAGCAGCCACGGCACCAGCGCGAACGCGAGCACGAACGGCACCGCGATGCCGGCCAGCGATACGGTCATCGCGCTGCGGTAGCGGGCGCGGAAATGGTCGCCGCGGAAGTCGGTGCCGACCAGGAACATGTACAGGCCCACGCCAAGTTGCGCGGCCACGTACAGCATGTCCAGGGTCTGTTTGGGGAACAGGGCCTGCTGCACGTCCGGCAGCACCAGGCCGAACAGCGACGGCCCCAGGGCCACGCCGGCGATCATCTCGCCCACCACCTGCGGCTGGCCCACGCGCTTGGCGAGCAGCCCCACCAGCCGGCACACCAGCAGGATCGCCGCCGCCTGCAGAAAGAAATACACCGACATCTGCGGGGTGGTCATGGGCGCACATCCTTGATAGGTCGGCGGATGATAGGAGCGCGGCGCCAGGAAATCCACGCATGCCGGCCCCCCTCCGCACACCGGCTGGCGCGGCCGCGGGCCGGCGCGGGCGTCCAGGCGGGCGGCGGCGGTACTTTCGGCACTGATCGCGCCGCGCCGGATGCAGTGCTATGCGCGCAGGCGCATCCGGCCGTGGCGGCCGCGGGGCGACTCACCCACCCCGATTGCAGGAGAGAGCGATGAGCGAGGCATGGACGCGGCGGCGATGGTTGGGGCTCTCCGGCAGCGCCTTGCTCGCCGGGTTGCTGCCCGGCACGGCGCCGGCAGGCCGGGTTGCGGCCTCGGCCGCGGCACCCGCGGCGAAGGACGAGGACGCGAGCGAGGCCGCGGCGCTGTACCGGCGCGCGCTGGTGCTCGACGCCAATACCCTGGCGTCGATCGGCCAGGTGTTCGGCAGCGCGGACGACACCGCGCGGCTGCGCCAGTTGCGCGCGTCCGGGGTGAGCGCGCTGAAGACCACGCTGGGCGACGCCGACGGCGACTTCGAGGCGGCGGTGCGCGACATCGCCGCCGCGCAGGCGCTGGTCGAGAACCAGCCGCAGCACTTCCTGAAGGTAGTGCAGCACGACGACCTGCAGCGGGCCAAGCGCGAGGGCCGGATCGCGCTGATCTTTTCCTTCGAATCGGCCTCGATGCTGGAGGACAAGCCCGAGCGCATCGACCTGTTCCGCCACCTCGGCGTGCGCGTGATGCAGCTGTCCTACAACCGCGCCTCGCCGTTCGGCATCGGCTGCCTGGACGGCGATACCGGCGGCGTCACCGCGCTCGGGCGCGAGGCGATCGCGCGGATGAACCGGCTCGGCGTGGCACTGGACCTGAGCCACGCCAATGCGCAGACCACCCGCGACGGCATCGCGCTGTCGCAGCGCCCGCCGGTGATCACCCACGCCGGCTGCAGCGCGGTGTTCGCGCATCCGCGCAACAAGCGCGACCGCGACATGCGCGCGCTCGCCGACAAGGGCGGGGTGATGGGCATCTACATGCTGCCGTTCCTGACCGAGGAGCGCCGCCAGCCGCAGCTGGCCGACTACATCCAGCACATGCGGCATGCGCTGGACGTGTGCGGCGAGGATCACGTCGGCATCGGCACCGATTCGCTGTTCTTCCCGGTCACCGCGCAGGACGTGCGCGACATGGACCTGCTGATGCAGCAGCGCCGCCGCGACGGCGTCGGCGCGCCGGGCGAGAACCGCACGCCGTACCTGCCCGACGTCAACACCCCGCGCAAGCTCGAACGCGTGGCCGATGCGCTGTTGCGCCACGGCTACGGCGCACGGGTGGCCGAGAAGGTGCTGGGGCTGAACTTCGACCGGGTGTTCGGCGAGATCTGGGCGGCCTGACGCGCGCCGCTAGGCATGTGCCGTCTTTCAGGCGTTCGTGCCTGCTCTCATCGTTCCTCAACACTGCCGCGTTCCTCCGCTTCGATGCCGACGAGGTGCGTTGAGAAGCGCGCGCGATGCGTGCCTGGATTGGTGCCGAACTGGCGTCGAAACGCGCGTCGCAGCTTCTGTTCGTCGCCATAGCCCACGTGCAAGGCGATGCTCTTCAAGGGCAGCTCGGTTTCCTCCAGCATGCGGCACGCCGCCTCCAGTCGCATCAGCTCGACCGTCTTGGCAGGTGTGCGCCCTACCTTGGCAGCATAGATGCGCGCGAAGGTTCGCGGCGCAATGTTTGCATGCTCGGCGAGCCGCGGGACCGACAGGTCCGCGCCCAGATTCGCAGCCATCCACGCGTGCAGCTCGACGAAGGCATGATCCCGCGTCTGCGCCGCCAACGGCACGCTGAACTGCGATTGCCCGCCTGCGCGCTTCATGAACACCACCATGTGCCTGGCCGCATCGATCGCGATACGCGGGCCATAGTCCTGCTCTATCAGCGCCAACGCGAGATCGATTCCCGAACTCACCCCGGCCGAGGTCCAGAGATTGCCATCGCGGATGAAGATGCTGTCCGGATCGACATTCAGTTGCGGATGCCGGCGCTTCAATTTATCGAGCCAGGCCCAGTGCGTCGCCACGCGCCGGCCATCGAGCTGGCCGGCGGCTGCCAGAAGGAACGCGCCCGTACAGACGGAACAGAGCCTGCGCACCGATCCGGCGCGCGCGGCGATGAAATCGCGCAACGCGGGCGTGACCTCGAACTCCTCGCCCGCACAGCCGCCCGGTGCGATCAACGTGTCGATCGCGACGTTCGCCAGCGCGGAGACCGCGACGGTGACCACGGGCAAGCCCGACCCGGTGACGATCGGGCCGCCCTGTGCCGATGCCACGATCGGGTCATACCGTGCCGGTGCCCCCGGTTCCGCGCTCCGGTTGGCCGTGGCCAGCGCCTGCAACGGACCAGCGAGGTCAAGCAGGTTCATTCCGTCGTAGGCCAGAAGCACCACGCACAGCGGTCCCGGCGGCTGTCGCGCGAGATCGATGCCGATGGGCTTTCCATCCAGGGAAGCTGGAACACACCGAGCTGGCAAAGACGTCATGGGCTATCGTCCGATCGCGGCATGTGGCCACTGTGTGCCCTGGATTGGATCGCGCCAAGGGAGGGAAGCGCGAAGGTCACCGTGCCGCCTTCAGGTCGCCCCACGGATACTCCATGCCAAGCGCGGACAGACGCGCGGTGCCGCTGCCATAGCGCTGGGCGATCAGATCAAACGCGGCAGGGAACGCCTTGCCGGCAGGGGCGGCCTCGGCCACTACGATGCGCACGTCCGGAGTCGAGGACGACGTCGCCTGTGCCTGCACGCGCAGGCCGCCGCGCAGCCGTACCGGGCCGGCCGTGTCGGAGACAAGGCGTACTTCGTTGCGCATCGTGCGCGACCATGCCTCGGCGTGCAGCGACAGCGCCACCTCGTCGTCATCGTCTTGCACCTGCAGCGCCACCACATCTTCGCGCTTGACGCGCATGTTGGCGCGGTGCGTCGCCCGGTCCGTCGGCAGAACCTTGAACATGTCGCTGTCGTGTGCGGCTTCCCATGACGCAACGCCCAGGCGGTCGGCAGTCGCGTGCGCCGTTTGCGGTCCCGCGATCGTCTCGACCAGCGCAAGGCTGATCGGCAGCGCGGCAGAGACCCCGGCGCTCGAGGCGACGTCGCCGTCGGCCACATAGCGCAGGTTCGTCAGCCAGGCGACCTGCGGGTATTGC
This sequence is a window from Xanthomonas sp. CFBP 8443. Protein-coding genes within it:
- a CDS encoding DUF4261 domain-containing protein → MIETPKIVLCIPGPWQDRSDLVARIVRDSGGYLFAGRVLLHTQSGDAFELQYEPHDPRMAAAFVAAGPHWLDSEEMARIHAHVSVVYLIGDGGSKVRAEAMMLAAAALLDAGGLGVKVESSGVAHGPGAWRQLCADLGFFSAHRAYVLNLTGEQVHSCGMHHFGMKDAIVAAQAADDPVALLHTFTWYLFTEAPPIREGHTFAVAEDAPRYRLEAEPSAQFQPGDLFANPYGLWRLTPL
- a CDS encoding LysR family transcriptional regulator, encoding MNLLQSIRSFIHTVEAGSVAGGAKTLGVSAAAVSQNIARLEAHLGVRLLNRSTRSLALTERGALYLEQVRQVEQDLERARQSVADPHAEPEGRLRVASTAAFGRHVLAPLLPALAARHPRLSIELLSADHRVDHAQEGVDVSIRIAPQLQDGLVARCIAAVPFVFCAAPDYLARAGTPTTPEQLKGHACLLLRWAVDGRYLRWGFVRDGVRFDAEVTPALVGDDIDALAGMAAAGGGITRLAAFVAEPYLQRGALRALFEYDATGAVNAAPEPMRLYLCVADRRDFTPKVRALQEHIVAGLPPAWRVASA
- a CDS encoding cation:proton antiporter, with amino-acid sequence MTTPQMSVYFFLQAAAILLVCRLVGLLAKRVGQPQVVGEMIAGVALGPSLFGLVLPDVQQALFPKQTLDMLYVAAQLGVGLYMFLVGTDFRGDHFRARYRSAMTVSLAGIAVPFVLAFALVPWLLHTPGLFSAKAKVLEASLFLGAAIAITAFPMLARIIHERGLTGSPLGTLALTAGAVDDAAAWCILAIVLASFGGSWNSAYLAIGGGVGYALFMMLVGRHWLRRLADHVRPDQPLSASVLAVVLMLFCLSAWAMDAIGIHAVFGGFLLGACLPKGALTEKLREQLQPFVVVFLLPMFFTFSGLKTQLSVLLDPQILIAAVAILLASFLGKGIACWAAARASGENNRDAMAIGALMNARGLMELIIINIGLQAGVIEQGLFSILVLMAIVSTLMATPLFNWVMRRAAAREAAPAVAGGRP
- a CDS encoding DUF2798 domain-containing protein, producing MQDVDIAAPRRPKLGVRTTPFVFAFYMAAIMAMLMCLVITAANAGLGDGYLQRVLGAYRLAMPTAFCCILVVRPLVMRLVAATVHPSR
- a CDS encoding DJ-1/PfpI family protein, whose product is MSQRLRLRFRIALLAVAGLFAVCGSIAAAGSPATRQPENARVTGLPIVHIRQHPDALPVVAVVAQDTTVLSDFVVPYGVLAQSGAATVIALNMTDHPLKAGPLTLLPDMTVAAFDKVYPDGADYVIVPATADKHAEETTWLRAQRAHGAALVSICDGVELLAEIGALDGRHATGHWASLGDRRKQYPQVAWLTNLRYVADGDVASSAGVSAALPISLALVETIAGPQTAHATADRLGVASWEAAHDSDMFKVLPTDRATHRANMRVKREDVVALQVQDDDDEVALSLHAEAWSRTMRNEVRLVSDTAGPVRLRGGLRVQAQATSSSTPDVRIVVAEAAPAGKAFPAAFDLIAQRYGSGTARLSALGMEYPWGDLKAAR
- a CDS encoding glutathione S-transferase; amino-acid sequence: MLKIWGRHNSSNVRKVLWCAEEAGVPYASIQVGGAFGGTDDPHYRAMNPNGLVPAIEDDSLALWESNAIVRYLAARYASGTLYPGDPAARALGDRWMDWTTSTFAGPFRDLFWGTLRTAPEARDEARIAAALARSGELLALADAALAQQPWLSGAQFAMGDIPLGSFVYAWFEMPIERPALPHLQDWYARLQQRPAYRKGVMTPLT
- a CDS encoding DJ-1/PfpI family protein; protein product: MTSLPARCVPASLDGKPIGIDLARQPPGPLCVVLLAYDGMNLLDLAGPLQALATANRSAEPGAPARYDPIVASAQGGPIVTGSGLPVVTVAVSALANVAIDTLIAPGGCAGEEFEVTPALRDFIAARAGSVRRLCSVCTGAFLLAAAGQLDGRRVATHWAWLDKLKRRHPQLNVDPDSIFIRDGNLWTSAGVSSGIDLALALIEQDYGPRIAIDAARHMVVFMKRAGGQSQFSVPLAAQTRDHAFVELHAWMAANLGADLSVPRLAEHANIAPRTFARIYAAKVGRTPAKTVELMRLEAACRMLEETELPLKSIALHVGYGDEQKLRRAFRRQFGTNPGTHRARFSTHLVGIEAEERGSVEER
- a CDS encoding dipeptidase, translated to MSEAWTRRRWLGLSGSALLAGLLPGTAPAGRVAASAAAPAAKDEDASEAAALYRRALVLDANTLASIGQVFGSADDTARLRQLRASGVSALKTTLGDADGDFEAAVRDIAAAQALVENQPQHFLKVVQHDDLQRAKREGRIALIFSFESASMLEDKPERIDLFRHLGVRVMQLSYNRASPFGIGCLDGDTGGVTALGREAIARMNRLGVALDLSHANAQTTRDGIALSQRPPVITHAGCSAVFAHPRNKRDRDMRALADKGGVMGIYMLPFLTEERRQPQLADYIQHMRHALDVCGEDHVGIGTDSLFFPVTAQDVRDMDLLMQQRRRDGVGAPGENRTPYLPDVNTPRKLERVADALLRHGYGARVAEKVLGLNFDRVFGEIWAA